In a genomic window of Salvia hispanica cultivar TCC Black 2014 unplaced genomic scaffold, UniMelb_Shisp_WGS_1.0 HiC_scaffold_1161, whole genome shotgun sequence:
- the LOC125198003 gene encoding probable phospholipid hydroperoxide glutathione peroxidase produces the protein MTFLGEMVFCLGELKLFVDNVTTFPSFVIFNCQVKVNGPNAAPVYKFLKASKGGWFGSQIKWNFTKFLVDRDGIVIKRYATSTSPLATEGDVKKALGES, from the exons ATGACATTTTTAGGTGAAATGGTCTTCTGCTTGGGGGAGTTGAAGCTGTTTGTGGATAATGTTACGACGTTCCCTAGTTTTGTCATATTTAACTGTCAGGTGAAAGTGAATGGGCCTAATGCAGCACCTGTTTATAAGTTCCTTAAAGCAAGCAAAGGCGGCTGGTTCGGCTCCCAAATCAAATGGAACTTCACTAAGTTTCTAGTTGACAGAGATGGGATTGTAATCAAGCGTTATGCAACGTCTACCTCACCATTGGCAACCGAG GGTGATGTAAAGAAAGCCTTGGGAGAAAGTTGA